CAATTTTGCTACCATCAAAATGGTACCAACTTTCAACCGCCATTCCTAAAGCTAAATTGTTCAAGGTTTTTCCATTTGGACCCAAAAAAATGGCCTTGTAGTCATTTATATTGTAACCAGCATCCAACTTGTAACTTCGgccaagaaaaatttcactgtcCACGTCACCGGAGTCTGTATACCTCGTGTTAGAGGAACAATTCAATTTGGtcagagtaaaatttttgtacgtaGATCTCAGAGTATTATAAATgcattctgtaaaaaaaagtgcaaaTTGTTTAGTATAATATgctaataattttacaaaactttGGGTGCCTgtgaaatcaataaataaaaatatttaccagCTAGATGCGCGTAAGACACGtcatagaaaaacaaaatcctCTCCTCTTCCATTTCAAAATGTTGCTTGAACTCGGCAACAAATAATCGTATATCAAGTTGTTGCTTAGGCAATATATGGAAGACTGGTAATCGGCTTGTAGGGTTGAGACAGGCGTGTCCAAAATGTACGATCCCATCTGCATTGACATGTTGTGCCGTAACTTCGTCTACGCAACAACTTCCGTACGACGAATCTCCCAAAATATAGACATTCTTGTTTAAACGCTTTTCCAACCGTAAAGCTATCTCAACAGAATCTGGTAAAAGTGAATCCGGGAACTGCAGACATACCTGTAAattgaaagaacaaaaaaaatttaatatatgAAGCAATGTTACTCTTATGAACGAATGTTCATGCAATTGGAATCAAATGATCATTGAAATCAGTAACTTCATGTAAAATTAGTAACGTACAGCAAAATCTAATTGTTGAATTGATCAAGGAATTAGTTCGGACTATTGCTGTATTCTTGGATATTGCAATGATggacaatttttctttatttgaaTTCAGTAACGCTTTATTGCATACGAGAGTTATCTCTAAACCAAAGATGACACTCGGTTAATCTATTGACAAGTTTACCTCACCGCCGTACAGAAACTTTTATCCTCAGCTTATCTCAGAAATAATTTACTCGTAAACAATCAAGCGTGACAATGAGGAGAAAATAATTCTACCAAAGTTGTTGAATGATCGGACGgtgaattaaatttacaaaagtGAATCACGAATTAACAGGTATTAATTCTCCACTGCCAACTGACCTTTCCAAGTGAATTATTGTTGATCCATTCCACACACATATCCAAATCATATTGAGAATCCAAATTTTCAGGAAGCGTTTTGGTAGGCAGACCATCGACTTCAGCGACCCGTTCAAAAACTGCCTGTTCATTGCTACTGAAATCTGCAGCTGGCATTTTGGATATAAATTATTGTGCAAAAGAATACGTGACACAGATTAAAACGACAATCTTGTCATTGATTTCATACGACTTAATATCGAAATCAGACCACATCACAATCTTCTCTGCATTGTTGCACAGATTTCAAAGTGCcatattacaaaatttgacatttgGTAAAAACAAACTGCATACGAATTAAGAATCACAAGTGAAGTCACGCAAATTATCACTGCAGTTGTTTTTTCAGACTGCAGATGTAAAATTTCCTCACAATATTTGCGACACTAAACTTTCAATTGCTGGGGTCAAACGTTTCGATGCGTCTCGTATCGTACACCCGTACGAACACATGGTTGCGTATATTTCGCGGGGTACGTGAGCCGCAGTGCGATGACAATGGCCTCTCAGCATCTTTGACATCATGCGCAGTAACCAAGTTTAAGCTGAGCGTAATCAGAGTTTGAGAAGCACTGACGGAATGCCACTCACGCACACGCCGTTGATTGAAGATATATATCAGTCGTCGCACACAGTGCTTTCATGGAGACAACACGAGGAGCACGAACTCCAAGTAAACAGCTGCCTGAAATATCATGACACTGTCGTTTCGACACTTTGGTACAAAAGGAACACTGTAACAAGTTCTGTCAATTCACCCATTTGAGTTCCTGCTCCTTGCATAGTCTCCATGGTTGCTTTATTCACTTTTCAGCATTGCCACACTATACTTCATGGTTGTATTCCTGTTTCAACTGGCGgcgttgtttgaaaatacgGTTTTGAAAGACGAACGAAATTACTGACGGTACTTGCAGTCGTTGACTTATTGCAGTAAATAATCATTAGATCGTGACGGTTATCGCAAAAACGACACAAAACATTAATATTTGTGCTTTTCATTAGATAAGAATCTCAATCTGATTTTATTCTCACCGGTAAGAACTGCGATTAACGGGGTCAATTTCGACGctattgtatatatgtatctcgaatttttcaaaacgtaCCTCAAAAGCATTAAAGGACATAATGAATGCaacaataaagaaatggcatgatttttatgaatttactATCGCGATTTCGGAGAAatcatgccatttctttatttttccatgACACTCatcatacaaatcgaataaGGATAgtaacaatttcaattcaacatGTTTTTGTAGATGTTTTACAGGAAAAAtcttattaaaataaataaatacattttggCGAATCTAAACAACATATTGGTATATTATAGACAATCCAGCCGAAACAATGAGTCAGTGAAGCGATATGGTAAAAGCAAGTCTTTGTGTACAAAatgcaaattgaaattacgtGGAGGTTTCTGATAACCATTATACCCGTAATCCCATCTGACAatttcgaattgaaattttgggCGGCGCAATTCATTCTTTAATCTGAAAATTGAGAATGTacatacaaaaatatgtaatgATGCGATAAACATAACAAagtatgaaaaacaattacaGGATAGctcaaaatcaaaaaattgaagatactTAAAAATATATTGGATCAAAGACGACGATTTATTTGCCTTCAAATTACCTCTGTAAAACGGACTTGAGTTTATCACAGGTTGCCTGTGTAATTCCTTGAATTTCATATATAAGTAAAACCAGTTCACACGACTGTACTAGATTTTTGATGGGCAACACCAGGTCCCCGGTGGTATGATTACCAGTACCCAAACTTTTGATATAAATTCTTCTAAGTTTGcgattttttccaaacatGGTAAATATCGTAGAAATCTGGCCAAAGTTGTCTTGCTGAATTGAAAAGTCTTTCAAATTAAGACAATGGGCTAGCATTTGATACAGTTCATTTTTGTAGCAGCAGGCACCACGATGACCCAAATTTTCAAGCTTCAATTTCTCCAAATTTTTACACTGTTTTCCTATTTCAATAAGAAATTTACCACTCCGGATCGGCAGGTTTACCAGGTGCAAAGTTGTGAGGCTTGTCCAACGACTGATTAGATACAAAGCGGTTAAATCCCAATATTCGTTTTCTTTTAACGTACTGCAATAACAAACACggaaaatcaatattaaagatttttccaatttctaaCGGTGTTACTTTCCACTTTCTCACCATATTCTCTAAATTTGCTTATACCTTGCGCTTAGTGTTAGGTCTGATACATGTGGAGTATTTTTTACGAGCTTTGCAAAAGATGAATTCAAGTCTGGTGTTTCTGCGTCATTAACGAGGGATGTACGTCTTTTTTTGAAGGCCACTTCGGTATGAAGATCGGTTTCCTTTTGACTTGTTACTGTAATTACGCAAGTATCGAATATTGTCAAAGGTACTTTCCAAGTCAAAGTTTATAAGGAGATTCAACTATGTTAAAGACATTATTTTACGACATTTTTGTGACTCTGGAAGAATCTACAACGTTTTGGAAATGAGCAACTATTCATTGAGAAGAAAACTTAGAGAGAACTTATCGAACTCGTAAATAAAGATCAAATAACAAGCTGAAATTTGCAAAGGCACAATTGACATAAATATTCCATATCTTGTTTGTTCGAAACAGTTACAAGCCTATTGCTGCAGATGAAATTACATTAAAATCTAGTCAGTTTGGATAAAAGTAAACAATTCACCTTTGTGTTTTACTAGGTTACTTAGTATGAGTTTCGTCAGACATGGAAACGCTGATCCAACTAAATACACATCACATTCTGGTTCAATGTTGTGGCTCAAATATAAATACGAAATTTGATGCCTGGGATTTTTGAGCAGTTGCTGAaatgcaaataattttatgaatttttcgaaactgaggtaaattgttcgaatttatttattcattaaacACAACTTTTGTTTCAAGTGTTGAACGaaagtaaagtaaagtaaaTAAGTAAGACAACTAAGTATCCTTAGTCGGTGACTCATGCACATCGGTTATTCCATACCTTAGCTTCGTTGATCTTCAACAAACACATATAGTCAAGCGTACAGTTGGATAAgcagcaaaatttttccaggGCTTTGTGGCTGTTGGTGATTTCGACGACCTCTCtcagtaaaaattgaaaaaacagaCCACAGCCAACTTTCTGAAGAGATTGCGTAAAGGGGTTGAAATCCATGAGTACTTTTGCTCTAAGCTTCTGCGATacctcaacatttttttctaaaaacatTTGTTCTCAGTGCCAACCATCATTGCACATATACGGCGGCATTTCTCCCAGTTCTATGCTGTAACACTTACCAAATGTAAAGACCCTTAGATTGATTCTGATACATTCAAGTCCATCAATGATATCTGTGTCCCATGTTGAACAAGTAGTAACGGACCACAAAGGTTACTTTGGATGAGTCAGAATCGCTCTGAGGATCTTTACAAGATATTACAAGTACCACGTTTAATTTCGACTGATTTTGGCAATTAAGCAATTTTAATTGAGAGCTTAATTTCGAACTGAAAACAAGCAAATTGGCTCTACAAGCCATCCATTGTTGCACTGTGTGTTATACTTGAAGTTTAGTGATTTTAACACCATTTTCGCTACAACTTTGTACATTGTTGATAACCTTCTATGTTTCGTGTTCATGGTCGAGTAACTTTTGGTACTATAGAAAATACatcaataaattaaaaaaaaaaaaaaaaattaactgcaTATTAAAATATGTCTCTTATTTTAACAATACTTTAATATAATACGCATACCAAAATAGAAGTGATGCGTATCCACAGCATCATAGGATTTGAATTCCATCCACTGTTCCGGATTTGGAAGCATATCGACAATGATTCTTCGCAAAAATTCTGTATCGCTTCCACAGCAAGCAGCTATTTGGagattttctaattttttcggCTCAGTTAACCAGGGGTCCCCTTCTCtgggtaaaatattttcgtgtCTCTGTAATAATCGTAGCTCCCGCAACTGTTGACATAGTTCTAACGCATGAATCAGCGTTGTTTTGTATTTGACATCACACAATGTCATTGTTAATTTCGTTAGTCTATTGAATGGTAATTTCAACATTTCACAGCATTGTCTGTTGTCAATTAGCGATGTAGGCCAATCAATAGATAAAATTCTAAGGCACTTCATaggtgtcaaaaaaattgCCAGCTGCATAACATCTATGAATTTCAGTCCAATGATGTTGATCTCGACTAGATTTTTTGCTTTGCCAATAGTATTCAGCATATCTCCTGGTCTTGTATAGTACATGTTACTGACATTTATTTTAAGTATATGCTCGTACTTTTTCTTGCTATTAAAATATTGTTGCACGTCTGAAATCGAGTTTAGGTAGCCTTCTTCGGAAAAATCTAAGTGCctgaaaattaagaaatatcGTCAAAATGCACACTAAGAAGTCTATCACTAATTTCAGTTTAAGCAGTGTAAGCAGTAggactttttttcaaactctgcTTTTTACACTTTTGTGAAAGGGTAGTAGCGTTGTTTTTCGACAGTTAAATTATCATGTCATATTATTTGGACAGCTAAAGAAAgcattgaaattcaaatactGCAGTGAACGGATTATAAATGTTTTCAATATACTATTTTATCATAACATCACAAACTGATATAATTTCAGTTGAATGCATCGTAGCCTAATAATAACATAATCCTATATACACGGCGCAGTGGAAGAGTAGTATTTAcctcaatgattttttttcgtcgaataCAAGGCTATGGAATCGCTTGCATGATTTACTGAGCAGCAACATATCCCTAGCATTCAAGTATCCAATAATTTCCAACAATATCTCGTCCGGCATATCCAAAATGCCCCAAGTAATGGAACTGAAACATGAAGCATAATACAATATCAATGGATCGCGGTCACATGTGAGATTGCTTAAAACAGAAAATTGTTATTAAGCAATTGATTGTACTGTCTGTAAGGTTCTATTGTTATATCAATTGTTAGTATATACCTGTTactcatttttattccttttacGCTTTTCAAGCTTCAGAGTACGTAGACTCGCACCATGTGCATCCCATGTAAACAATGATCCTAACCTGACTTGACCTGACACTACTGATGTCAGATCATACGGATCATACGGAGGATAATGTGGCGAATGGAAGAAAGAACCCATCATAATATATGTTCCTTTTTTCGGCTGCCAGTGCTTGTAACATGGCTGCTGATGGCGGCTTGTAGCATGCTGTTTATGCGTGTGAGTTGCATCACTGGAAAAAAGAACGATTCTATCAAAAACCGGATAGTGGCATTAAGTACCTGTTTTCACCGTCGGATAGAGCTAGCGTGTAAAGTCAATTTTCCTTGGTGATTCCCCGCTTAGAGTCTAGACGCCTTGTAGTTTAGCTATTGAAGTATTCTTGTACAAGCGGTGTGTAGATAAAAgctatgtatatatgtatagacaTTGAAATTATGAACGAACGTATGTAGTGGAATGAATCTACGAAGAGGTGAATCATGAAATCAGGAATTCATCACACGCGAATGAAGAAAAGACAATATTATTtccattgaattgaaaaacaaaataataataatgacttttttcttatacatCACGggatcaaaaattcatataaatAGTGCGGTTTTATAATGCAGTTATACGCAATGCGTGCGGGAGGCGCTTGATGGTAACTGTTACAGCAACTTGTCAACCAACTTGACCAGATTTGACTTTAGTAAGGCAAACtatagtaatgataataaattcatGTCTAATGTTGGGTGGATCTCAGTTCTCGACACCATCGAAACGGAtggtaaaattaaatatttttttattctgggACGATATAATATGGTACGATAGCGAACTTTGCACTGTAATATTCGAAAAGAAACCTGTGTACGGGATTTAGAAAATCTCTAGGATGATTGTatcaacttcaaatttattaaaactGAATGCATTACAATGTTCAAAACTTGTAGCTTATCATATATCGAGAGTATAAATCTGATACTGGGAGATATTAACGAAGCATTCTGGTCCTACCcgaaggataaaaaatttaacatagtcgaaatatgtttatttaataCTCAAAACTCGTTTCaggtgaacaaaaaaaaaagtgataaaaaaagatTTGTAAGTATTTTTCCATACCGATGGCCAAATTCTTCCATTTCTAATCGCTTAATTGTAGGGTTTTGTGAACTAAAAATCATGCAAGCAGTGATCAAcgattgtttcaattttccgaCAAAGTAATCAGTGATTTGCAAAtatgacgaaagaaaaatgtataaccaattttctacatttataacatgagaaataattaattgaacgTTATGAGGTATCAAAAGAATGATTTGGACCACCTGTGCGAAAAAGTTTAacactatttttatttcgaaatagTTTTTTGATGTCAAATAAAACTTGATTAGAAAATGAGTCGAATTTGGACTATGTTCATTGTTTTCTCTTCGAACTAGTAAATCCACAGGGATTGATACATGAAATTGGATTGAGATGGGAGCTTGGGATTTCAGCttcaatggaaaaaaattattgagaaaaattttagtcGATAGGAGCACCAAACTCCGAGAATGACTATCGAAGACCGGCCTAGTGTAGACATATCAGATCGGAGGGATGTTCGGAGGAGGTCTGAGAATAGGAGAGGATCGCACATAGTAGTGAGTAGATACTTTTTAGCCATGTGCAAGTACGAAAACACGTGACAGATAGAGGAACGAAATGAGAAGTATGAGGTTACGGCAAGAGTTGAAAGTGACAGTCCGGGAACGTGCCGGACGtgaaagatataaatttggAAGAACTTACATCATTATTATACTCGTTTCCACGCCACTGCAAGCAGTAGAGTATTCGGCGCGCTTTTTTTACCGTGGTATCCCCAGTAGGCCTAATCCACGAATAAGAAACTATATTTAACACtacgatttttaaaattattcttatGAGAAATATTAACGCGATTTATCTGGGTCCGGCAAATAACCAGTCTCGGCCCACGTCCGCCCCAACACAGACTCTCCCCAGACGTCACGTTCCCGCGACTAGGACATTCAGTGAAAGTCCAAACGTACAACCCGCCGCCACCAGGGTGTCGAGACACCGCAGTGCACCAGCTTCGTCTCACCTACATAAGTACTGCTTCATTCCGGTACCCTGGCCGGGCATCGGAGCAGGTACGTATACAGAAGAGATATAGGCCTGGGATATGCCTACTGGCGTCACCATGCACAAGTACACGGTGAAACTTAGGGGTCGCCCAGAACGTCGTAACGTCTGGAACGACTCTACGGGTGCACGGCCTGCTTAGAGACGAAAGCGTGGGACAGGCGCAGTTTTCAACTAGAGATTCTTGCCACCTACGAGATGTTCGCAATTTTATTCCGAATAGAAGTCAACAGTTACAAGGTGTGATACCTGTTTGGAAGGTTCAGACTCCAATTTTAAGGTGTGAGACGTGAAAGGTTCACACTCTTGTTTCGAGGTGCGGTCTCAAAATGTGAGAGGTATTCTCCGCTTCTCTTTCAAGGGTAAGCCGATCAGACGTATTCACTCCTTAATCATGGAGGAACCGATCAGGGGTTTGCGAATTTTCCGTGTTAACATTAGCGTTCTACTTTTTTCCTAACGTATCAGTCAGAACTGGTAAGCAGTTCGCACTTTGATTTCGAGGGGGAATCGCGGCAACGGGTCGAGACTCCATTTCGAGGTGTGGTACATAAAAGGTCCAGACTCCAATTTTAAGGCGTGAGACGTGAAAGGGTCACACTCTTGTTTCGAGGTGCGGTCTCAAAATGCGAGAGGTATTCTCCGCTTCTCTGTCAAGGGTAAGCCGATCGGACGTATTCACTCCTTAATCATGAAGGAACCGATCAGAGGTTGTCACTCCTCCGCAATGGGCGAACGGATCAGGGGTTTGCGAATTTTCCGTGTTAACATTAGCGTTCTACTTTTTTCCTAACGTATCAGTCAGAACTGGTAAGCAGTTCGCACTTTGATTTCGAGGGGGAATCGCGGCAACGGGTCGAGACTCCATTTCGAGGTGTGGTACATAAAAGGTCCAGACTCCAATTTTAAGGCGTGAGACGTGAAAGGGTCACACTCTTGTTTCGAGGTGCGGTCTCAAAATGCGAGAGGTATTCTCCGCTTCTCTGTCAAGGGTAAGCCGATCGGACGTATTCACTCCTTAATCATGAAGGAACCGATCAGAGGTTGTCACTCCTCCGCAATGGGCGAACGGATCAGGGGTTTGCGAATTTTCCGTGTTAACATTAGCGTTCTACTTTTTTCCTAACGTATCAGTCAGAACTGGTAAGCAGTTCGCACTTT
This region of Neodiprion virginianus isolate iyNeoVirg1 chromosome 7, iyNeoVirg1.1, whole genome shotgun sequence genomic DNA includes:
- the LOC124309334 gene encoding 2-(3-amino-3-carboxypropyl)histidine synthase subunit 2, producing MPAADFSSNEQAVFERVAEVDGLPTKTLPENLDSQYDLDMCVEWINNNSLGKVCLQFPDSLLPDSVEIALRLEKRLNKNVYILGDSSYGSCCVDEVTAQHVNADGIVHFGHACLNPTSRLPVFHILPKQQLDIRLFVAEFKQHFEMEEERILFFYDVSYAHLAECIYNTLRSTYKNFTLTKLNCSSNTRYTDSGDVDSEIFLGRSYKLDAGYNINDYKAIFLGPNGKTLNNLALGMAVESWYHFDGSKIAHFTASDSIWLKRRRYLVEKLKDARVVGIVVATLGIKNYLESIAAVKNVLKRKNKKSYIVCVGKPNPAKLANFPEIDAFVVIACPENLVYDSRDFFKPMLTPFEVEIAFNTSRAFSTQYCMDFRHILSTGLNYVPLETSSDSDVSLISGSIRNLTNDESPVNGMGKLVSKSAGTVAIGKGGADYLLNRSWQGLEQKLGQDSVKIAAKGRIGLPMAYENEPLKKET
- the LOC124309330 gene encoding uncharacterized protein LOC124309330, with protein sequence MSNSSITWGILDMPDEILLEIIGYLNARDMLLLSKSCKRFHSLVFDEKKSLRHLDFSEEGYLNSISDVQQYFNSKKKYEHILKINVSNMYYTRPGDMLNTIGKAKNLVEINIIGLKFIDVMQLAIFLTPMKCLRILSIDWPTSLIDNRQCCEMLKLPFNRLTKLTMTLCDVKYKTTLIHALELCQQLRELRLLQRHENILPREGDPWLTEPKKLENLQIAACCGSDTEFLRRIIVDMLPNPEQWMEFKSYDAVDTHHFYFEKNVEVSQKLRAKVLMDFNPFTQSLQKVGCGLFFQFLLREVVEITNSHKALEKFCCLSNCTLDYMCLLKINEAKQLLKNPRHQISYLYLSHNIEPECDVYLVGSAFPCLTKLILSNLVKHKVTSQKETDLHTEVAFKKRRTSLVNDAETPDLNSSFAKLVKNTPHVSDLTLSASTLKENEYWDLTALYLISRWTSLTTLHLVNLPIRSGKFLIEIGKQCKNLEKLKLENLGHRGACCYKNELYQMLAHCLNLKDFSIQQDNFGQISTIFTMFGKNRKLRRIYIKSLGTGNHTTGDLVLPIKNLVQSCELVLLIYEIQGITQATCDKLKSVLQRLKNELRRPKFQFEIVRWDYGYNGYQKPPRNFNLHFVHKDLLLPYRFTDSLFRLDCL